A stretch of DNA from Melioribacteraceae bacterium 4301-Me:
TCATAACAAAAAAAACGAAAACCTGTCCAATTGCATTTCCCAAATAAGAAGAAAAAGCAACTAAAGTTAGATTTGCAGAATTAAGCATTAGTTCGATGCACATAAAAACGATAATTGCATTTCTTCTGATTAACACTCCAGCAACTCCCACTGAAAACATAAATCCGCTTAGTATCAGATAGTATTCTATAGGTATTGTTGCCATTTAAGATTTTCCCTATTGATTAATTGAATAAACACTATATTAATTAAATTTCTTTTTTGCCAAAATAATTGCACCTATAGTTGCTGCAAGTAGTAAAAAGCCAGCTGCTTCAAAAGGTATTATATAATTCGTATATAATTCTTTTCCAATATTTTGAATTGTACCTATTTGTGCACTCAAATTTGGGTTACTCTGAATAGAATTTGACGGTTTTGCGAGAAAAATTAAATATGCTATTTGAGCAAACACAAAGATAGTAATTAATATTGCAAAAAATTTTATGAATCTTTTATCAGTTAAGAATTTGTATTCGCTCGAAGTATTTAGCAACATTAATACAAAAAGGAAGAGAACCATTATTGCGCCGGCATAAACGATTACCTGCACTACTGCAATAAATTGAGCATTAAGAAGCAAGTATAAGCCAGCTAAAGCAAAAAAATTTAATATCAAAAAAACAGCACTAATTACAGGGTGAGAGCGAGTTATCATCATTACTGCTGAGAGTGCAGCTACTAAAGCAAAAACAATGAATAAAATTAGTTCAAAGTTCATATTTAGGGTGTATTCCTATATATCATTCTTGGAAAAGGAATTGCTTCTCTTAAATGTTCTAAACCGCAAATCCAGCTTACTGTTCTCTCTAATCCAAGCCCAAATCCTGAATGAGGCACAGAGCCGTAACGCCTTAAATCCAGGTACCATTCAAAATATTCTTGAGGAAGGTTATTTTCTTTAATTCTTGTGATTAAAGTTTCCAAATCATCTTCTCTTTGGCTTCCTCCGATAATCTCACCATAACCTTCAGGTGCCAAGACATCAACAGCAAGTGCCAGCTTTGGATTATTAGGGTCACGCTTCATATAAAAAGCTTTGACTTCTGCTGGGTATCTGTGTACCATGACAGGTTTATCAAATTCTTCTGAGATTAATGTTTCGTCAGTACCTCCAAAATCATTACCCCACTGAAAATCTATACCTTTCTTTTTTAATATTTCAACTGCATCATCATAACTTATCCTTGGAAATGGTCTTTTCACATTTTCTAATTTTGATGTATCTCTTTCAAGTTCTTTTAATTCTTCTCTTCTATCTTCCAACACTGTTTGGACAACATATTCAAGGAACTCTTCTGCGAGGTCCATATTATCATCTAAATCATAAAAAGCCATTTCTGGTTCTACCATCCAAAATTCTGTTAAATGTCGGCGTGTTTTAGATTTTTCTGCTCTAAAGGTTGGTCCAAAAGTATAAATTTTACCAAAAGCCATTGCGCCAGATTCACCGTACAATTGTCCAGATTGTGTAAGATACGCTTTGCCTAAATCGAAATATTCCATTTCAAATAAAGTTGAGGTTCCTTCGCAAGCATTTGGAGTAATAATTGGCGGGTCGAACAGTACAAAACCATGTTCATCAAAAAAATCTCTAATAGCTTTAACTATTCTATGCCGTATTTTAAGAATAGCGACTTGTCTTTTTGATCTAATCCACAAATGTCTATGGTCGATAAGGAATTCAATTCCATGTTCTTTTGGAGTAATTGGATATTCTTTTGCGATGGAAATTATTGATAAATTTTTGACGTCTAACTCGTAGCCCCCAATTGCCCGTGGTTCTTCTTTAACAGTTCCCGTAACTTCAAAAGACGATTCTTGTGTAATCTTATCGGCGTTATCAAAAACCTCGTCAGTAACATTGCCTTTAAAAACAACGCATTGAGTATAACCAGTACCGTCGCGTAAAATTAAAAATTTTATTTTCCCACTTGACCTTTTATTGTAAAGCCATCCTTTTAGTGTAACTTCTTTGCTTACATAATTTTTTAGATCTTTGATATAGACTGTGGGCTTCATTATCAGTATTAAGTTAAAAAAATGACTTTCAAATATAAGCAAGGCTTTCATAATAATGCAAAAAAATGAAATAACAGGTGTTAAATAAAAAATTGCTGTCCAGAGTAATTTTGAAATCAAATTTCGAAGGGATGAATTACCAAATAAATTTTGAAAACTTCATGATTTTGGACTATTCTACTTGTCTTGTAAATCAATCCCTATCTCGTCCATACGGGACTTTTAACTTCAGTTTGATATTTATTTATTCTATAACTATATAATCCCTAAAGGGATTACATTGGTTTAAGCATAATCTAAGCTTTATTGTCCCCTCAGAACAAAATATTTTTAGGATAAAGAACAAAGAAATAGATTAAGTCCATTTAGGGACGAAATAAAAAATATATTGGACAGATATGGAAATAATAGGTGTTAAATAAAGAGCATCATAGAGATGGAAAAAGCCAAATTAAACGCTCAAGGGTTGGACTCGTTTTCAGTACTATTTTCTATATCCATATTGTTATTTTGTTCTTGATTGCGATTGACATTATTAATATTGAGTTTAATATTCAGCATTACCATTGGCGATTCTCTTGTGTATTGTCTATTTAAATAAAAATCGCTGCTCCATGTTGTATTTTTATATTTCGCTGTTTTGAACAAATCCCTCACTTGCAATGTAACACTTAGTAATTTGTTAAATAACTCATGCTTAATAGCAAGGTCGGTTCTGAAATAACCATCTATTTTACCTTGTGAGAAAACCGTTGGACTGTTATAAGAAAAATTGAATTGTAGGTTAGTCCCATCAAAAATTTTAAGTGTATTATTTAATCTTGCGTTCCAGTTAAAACTTTTCCTTTCAAAAGGTTGGCCGAGTATATTCCCATTAATTCTGTAATCATAAAAATTACCCATTAAATCAACGGTCCAATATTTTACAGGAGCCAAATTCATCATTATTTCAGATCCTAAAGAATAATCGGTTCCAACATTATCGAAAGTTGTAAGAGTAACATTTTCTGAATATGCAGACCGGATATCATCAATTTTATTTCTATTAATTCTGTAGTAGAAATCAGTTGAAAAAACAATGTCACCAAAAATATTTTTATAACTTAACTCGTAAGAATCGATTAATTCCGGCAGTAAGGACGGGTTACCCTGTCGAACATTATTTGCATCTATCCACGTTACAAAAGGTTCAAGATGCCATCCGTGTGGTCTATCTATTCTTTTAGTGTAACTTGCCATTATTTTTTGTTCACTTGAGAAGTCAAAAGACATGTGTATTCCTGGGAAATAATCCCAACGGTCAATTTTAAAAGAATTATTATCGTCAACATTAATTAATCTGTAAGTATATTCCGTTCTAAAGCCAAGTTGTAAGCCTAAGTTTCCTAGTTGTTTCGAGAAAATAGAATAAAGCGAATGCTGCGTTGTTTTATAGTCATTAATATGAGAGAATTGATTAAGAAATTCATATTGACCAGTATCAAAATTATAATTTAAAAGATCAGTATAATCTCTCGAATTATTTATTTCGTTCTGATAGCCTGCTTCAAATTTAGTGTTATTATCCAAAGGCAATGTATAATCAATTTTTGTTTCTAAATCATTACTTGGTCCTTTTTCTGTGGTGCGTTTACCATCATTAATTAACCCTTCTGAAAATAATTCGGTCAATGAATATTCATCAGAATTGTGAAAGCGATAATAGAGGTTAAGTGAGATTTCATGTCCTTCTGAATTGAACTTATGATTAAATGTAGTGCCTAGTGCAAGTCCAGGTCCTGACCTACCAGTTGTACTCTTGTTCAAATTAAAAATCATACCTAAGTTTTCTGTTGACCACTGCTGGTGATTTGCATTTGAACTCATTAAAAAATCTCTGTAGTGATATCTAGTATTGAAACTAAGCACATCGTAATTACTTATTTTAAAATCGATATTCCCTCTAAATCCATAATTAGTGAACCCTCTGGTAGAAGTCCCAGAGGTCAACAAATAGTAGGTGGTTCCATTAATTGTAGTACGATTATCTTCTGAACTTGTACCTGGAAAATTAAATTTTCTATAATCAGCTCCAAGATCTATGGTAGCAAGTGAGTTTTTATATTCAAACAATACATTTCCACCCAACTTGTCGTTTAGCCCAGCATTTAAATTTGATAAAACACTAGCACCTACATCCTTTTGCTTTTTCAGAATAATATTTATTATACCAGCTGTTCCTTCTGGATCATATTTTGCTGAAGGGTTTGTAATTATCTCTATACTTTCAATGGAACCAGCGTCAATTTGCTGTAATGCATCCTGTGGTTCAAGAACTGAAGGACGACCATCAATATAAACTGTAAAATTTGTGCTACCTCTTAGACTAACATTGCCGTCAATGTCAACGGTAACTGAGGGAACGTTTTCCAGTATGTCAACTGCAGTGCCTGATAGTGAAGTCCCCATTTTTGAAACATCAATTACTTTCTTATCTATCTGATACGAAATAGCGGATTTGTCACCTTCAACCACTACCTCGTTAAGTTTTATTGAGCTTGATACTAAAGCCAATTCACCTAAATCAAGTTTTGTCCCATTAGTCTTTATTGAAATACTATTTATCCTTTTTGTCTCATAACCAATAAACTTAATTTCAAGGTAATATTGACCATTTGGAACATTCTCTATTGAAAAGTATCCATTTTCATCAGAAGCAGTTCCCCTAATCTGAGAACCATCCGTCTCCGAATACAGTAAAATGTTTGCATATGGTATAGCAACTTTTGCCTTAAAATCATATACTCTTCCCTTTATTACACTATTTGATTTTTGATTTATTTGCTGTGCATTTACACTGAAGGAAAATACCAATAAAATAATAGCCAGAATAATTTTTCTCATCTACCAACCTAAACTAAATTAAAAGATAGATTTATTATTAAGACAACTTGGAATTAAAATAAGTTTAAAGACTAACAAACTTCATGGAAAAAAAGTTATAGATTTGGTAATACTGACGCCAAATTTAGATAAAAAAGACTTGGGTTAAAATAAATTTTTTGTTTTGTTGCATTTTTTCTGCAAGAAGAATTTTTACTTTTATGGTATACTATTATGAATGAGTTATTTTTGATGATTTTAAAAACATTTCTATGGTTGACGGATAATTTATTATAAAGGGAACCCAATATTTAATTGTACCACTGCCGAAAAGCCACCTTGTTCAATAAATTTATTTGTAACTTGACTAACAGGAATTGCAAAAGTTCCATTATCCATCTTATCAATCTGATAGAAAGAATAAGCAGCTGTACCCTCCACACTAATATAGTCTGGCACCAAATGTAAGATAATGCCACCTCCTATATAATAACCAATTTTCGTTTTATCGGTATTAATTTTATAATTTGATTCTGTATTACCATTAATTGAAGTTTCACTAACAAATTCTGGATTAAAGAATGTGATACCTCCTTCTAACAATTTAATATCTAAAATAGTTATAATAGGTATGCCGATATCTAATCCAATTCCCCAGTGATTTAGTGATAATCTATAAGTATTCTTTTCAATTCCGTTAACTGTGCTTTGAGAATAACTGTGTTCTTCTTTAAGAAATTGAAAGTATCCTTTAGCGGAGAAAAAAACACTCGTAAACTTTGCACGGAATATGTTAGCTCCAATTCTATAACCCGTCGCCTGCTCAAATTTTAAATTTTCATCTGAAGAGATTTTACCCACATTTAAAATTTTTAACGAATTGTTCAAGCCATCTGCCTTATAATTATATTGTGCAATACCGCCATAAACTCCACTTAAACCTAAGCAACCGAAGCCAAAAGTTTGAGAGTAATTGTTTGAAGTAAGCGAGAGAAAAAAAAGTAAAGCAAGAATTATTTTTAGTCCCAAAGCTTTCATTGATTTTAAACTATTGTTAAACAGAACTTACAAAAATTATTACAATTAGACCAAAGAAGGCAAATTTATTCTAACAATTAAAGCAGCAAACAATTATTAACATTAAAGAGAAAATTTTTAAGCGCCGCTTTCGAGTCCATGACCAGAAGAGCTCAACTCACTTTTTCGAAGCAAAAATGCAAATAACAATCCAAAGAAACCAAGGGAAGAAAAAATCCACATGCCTGTATTATAGCCTGAAGGATTTTGTGCACTCGCATGAGAAATATCGTTAACAAAGCCAATGATAATATTAAATGCAAAAAGTCCAATATTTTGTATCATTGTCATTAATCCATAAGCAGTGCCTAATTTAGTA
This window harbors:
- the nuoK gene encoding NADH-quinone oxidoreductase subunit NuoK, whose amino-acid sequence is MATIPIEYYLILSGFMFSVGVAGVLIRRNAIIVFMCIELMLNSANLTLVAFSSYLGNAIGQVFVFFVMTVAAAEAAVGLAIIIAIFRNKLTVDIDKINIFKW
- a CDS encoding NADH-quinone oxidoreductase subunit J; protein product: MNFELILFIVFALVAALSAVMMITRSHPVISAVFLILNFFALAGLYLLLNAQFIAVVQVIVYAGAIMVLFLFVLMLLNTSSEYKFLTDKRFIKFFAILITIFVFAQIAYLIFLAKPSNSIQSNPNLSAQIGTIQNIGKELYTNYIIPFEAAGFLLLAATIGAIILAKKKFN
- the asnS gene encoding asparagine--tRNA ligase — translated: MKPTVYIKDLKNYVSKEVTLKGWLYNKRSSGKIKFLILRDGTGYTQCVVFKGNVTDEVFDNADKITQESSFEVTGTVKEEPRAIGGYELDVKNLSIISIAKEYPITPKEHGIEFLIDHRHLWIRSKRQVAILKIRHRIVKAIRDFFDEHGFVLFDPPIITPNACEGTSTLFEMEYFDLGKAYLTQSGQLYGESGAMAFGKIYTFGPTFRAEKSKTRRHLTEFWMVEPEMAFYDLDDNMDLAEEFLEYVVQTVLEDRREELKELERDTSKLENVKRPFPRISYDDAVEILKKKGIDFQWGNDFGGTDETLISEEFDKPVMVHRYPAEVKAFYMKRDPNNPKLALAVDVLAPEGYGEIIGGSQREDDLETLITRIKENNLPQEYFEWYLDLRRYGSVPHSGFGLGLERTVSWICGLEHLREAIPFPRMIYRNTP
- a CDS encoding TonB-dependent receptor domain-containing protein; this encodes MRKIILAIILLVFSFSVNAQQINQKSNSVIKGRVYDFKAKVAIPYANILLYSETDGSQIRGTASDENGYFSIENVPNGQYYLEIKFIGYETKRINSISIKTNGTKLDLGELALVSSSIKLNEVVVEGDKSAISYQIDKKVIDVSKMGTSLSGTAVDILENVPSVTVDIDGNVSLRGSTNFTVYIDGRPSVLEPQDALQQIDAGSIESIEIITNPSAKYDPEGTAGIINIILKKQKDVGASVLSNLNAGLNDKLGGNVLFEYKNSLATIDLGADYRKFNFPGTSSEDNRTTINGTTYYLLTSGTSTRGFTNYGFRGNIDFKISNYDVLSFNTRYHYRDFLMSSNANHQQWSTENLGMIFNLNKSTTGRSGPGLALGTTFNHKFNSEGHEISLNLYYRFHNSDEYSLTELFSEGLINDGKRTTEKGPSNDLETKIDYTLPLDNNTKFEAGYQNEINNSRDYTDLLNYNFDTGQYEFLNQFSHINDYKTTQHSLYSIFSKQLGNLGLQLGFRTEYTYRLINVDDNNSFKIDRWDYFPGIHMSFDFSSEQKIMASYTKRIDRPHGWHLEPFVTWIDANNVRQGNPSLLPELIDSYELSYKNIFGDIVFSTDFYYRINRNKIDDIRSAYSENVTLTTFDNVGTDYSLGSEIMMNLAPVKYWTVDLMGNFYDYRINGNILGQPFERKSFNWNARLNNTLKIFDGTNLQFNFSYNSPTVFSQGKIDGYFRTDLAIKHELFNKLLSVTLQVRDLFKTAKYKNTTWSSDFYLNRQYTRESPMVMLNIKLNINNVNRNQEQNNNMDIENSTENESNP